A window of Aeromicrobium duanguangcaii genomic DNA:
GCCTGGGCGATCTCAAGCGTGACCTCGCGCCGGGCCAGCTCCTTGCTCAGGACGATGTCGTCGGAGCGATCGATCTCGGCCACTCGGCGGTCATGGTGCCGGGTGATCAACTGCCATTCTGCGAACTCGGCCATCGCCCGGGCGCGACGGACACCGTCGAACGCGCCAGCCGTGGTTTCGAACTCCATGCACCCAACGTAGTGGGCGCCACCGACAGTTCTTCGAGGGACGCGCGACGGCGCAATCCATGGGATCCGCAATCCCGCCTCGGCAGGTCCTCCACTGCGGCAGTATGCGGATATGACTCACGGGGCGGGCAGCGTGAACGGCGAGGGCATCTTTCAGATCAGTCCGGGAGGGGAGCTTCTCTCGCTCGAAGTGACGCCCTATGAGGCCGAGGACGTTCTGCAAGCACTTCTCGAAACGCACCCTGACCTGCTCGCAGGGGCACAGATGACCCCTGAAGTCCCGCGTCGCTGGGCACTCGTGAAGCGTGAGCAGGGCGTTCCGGATCGTGATGACTCGGGATCGCGCTGGAGTGTCGACCATCTGTTCGTCGATCAGGACGCGGTTCCCACCTTGGTGGAGGTCAAGCGATCGACGGACACCCGCATCCGCCGTGAGGTCGTCGGACAGATGTTGGACTACGCCGCGAACGGGGTCAGGTACTGGCCGGCTGAGAGCCTGCAACTGGCATTCGAAGCGACCCAATCGGCGCTCGGGAACAGTCCACGTGGAACTCTCGCGTCGCTGTGCGACGACGGCGACGTAAGTGCCGAGGGGTTCTTTGCCCGAGTCGGTGACAACCTCCGCGCCGGGCGCATCAGGATGGTGTTCGTCGCCGATGTCATCCCCGATGAACTCATGCGAATCGTCGAGTTCCTCAACGAGCAGATGAACCCGGCGGAGGTCTTCGCTGTCCAGGTCAAGCGGTTCCGGGCGCAAGGGCACGAGGACAGCGTGATCGTCCCGGCCGTCTACGGACGGACCGCCGCAGCAAGTACGAAGAACCCGCAGCGGCGCATGCGGGATCGAGCGACTGCTGTTGATGCGTCCAGGCCCGAGACGATTCGACTGATCGAGCTCATCACGGGGTTCGCGCCGGCAGCCGGACTCACGGTCCGAGAGACGCCTGGCGGCGCCGTTCTCGAGACCTCGGAGCGAGAGACTGTCGCGAACGTCTACCTCGACCCATACGACAGCCTCGACATCCCGTTGGAGCGGTGGAGAGCGCGTGGACTCGTCGATCAGGCGGAGTCACTCCACGCATCCTTGAATGGGCTGACGGACAAGGCATTGACCGCGAAGATCCCGTCCCTCCCGTCTCGGGACGTCGTGGCCCACTGGTCGCAGGTTCGTTCAGTGCTGCAGCGAATCGCGGATCTTCACCGTTCGATTCCGTAGGCCATCTCCAACTCTGGCGCAGAAATCACCACGGTCCGTGTGTTGGGCTCCGGGTCTGCCCGTTTGGAGCGCTTTGGCGACCATCACGAAGACGCCGTTGGCCCGCGGACCTAGGTGAGTGTGTGGACGTCCTCATTGGTCGCGACACCGTCTCAGCGGGCGGTCACCGATTCTGAGGATGCCGTAGGCGTTGACGGACGATGCGCTGGATCATGATCGGATACCCGTGGAGGAAGAGGCCGGCCAAAAGGACCTGGACGGCTCCGACGGCATGCCCTGCGCCGACGGTCGCGACTGCCAGCGGAAGCGTGGCCACCCAGGCGATGGCGTGACCCGTCTCGGAGAGTTCTGTGCCGCGGAGCAGGCGACTCAGGCGGGTGTGACCCTCACCTTGCTCACGCAGGCTGCCGATGACCGAGTTCCAGCCGATGCGTCCCAGCAGTCGACGCAGCGCGTCGGCCCCGAGCAGTGCATAGATTCTCGGTTCTGCGCTGGCGACCGCGTATCGGCGGCGTGCGGTGTCGACGAACAGCGGCCCGGTGAGCAGACCCAGGAAGGTGAATCCGCCCTGTACGACGATCGCGTAGGCGAGATGGTCCGGCCCGATGAAGCGCCATCCGGTGATCGCCAGGCCGGCCGCCACGATGACGCCGACCGCAGCACCGCTCGATCTCACGCGTCACAGGCTAGCCGCACGGCTCCGGCGGTGCTCAGCCCTTCCGGAGTGCCTCGGCCTTCTGGAGTGCCTCGGCGAGCATCACGATGATGCCGCTGGGTCCGCGGACGTAGGTGAGCCTGTAGATGCCCTCATACGTCGCGACCCCTCGCAGCGGGTGGCAGCCGTGCCAGGCGGCGATCTCGAGGGCCTCGTCGAGGTCGTCTACGGAGAAGGCCACACGGTGCATGCCGATCTCGTTCGGCCGGGTCGGCTCCGTCTCGATGGGGTCGGGGTGGATGTACTCGAACAGCTCCAGGCGGCCGTGGCCGTCGGGGGTCTGGAGCATCGCGATGCGCACGTGGTTCCCGTCGAGGCCGACGGCGGTCTCGGCCCACTCGCCGCTGACGGTGTCGCGACCGAGCTCCGTGAGGCCGAGATCGGTGAAGAAGGCGATCGCCGCGTCGATGTCGCGGACGGCGATGCCGACGTTCTCGAGCTTGATGGGCATGCGTGAACACTAGGCAAGACAGGAGTCGGAGGCCATGGCCCAAAGCGATCCCAGCGTCATCAGCATGTGGAATGAACGACGCGCTTCAGTACCGGAGGGCAACCGGTCCAGGTGCGGGAGCAGGCGGGTCCAGTTACTGGGGCCGAGTCACTCCCGGTGTGCCTGGTCGCGGCGCGCGTGCCACCGGTGCCGACGATTCGGCCGGCGTGCCAGTAGGGCCTACCGGCCGAGCCCGTCCGAAGCTGCAATCGATCGGTCGGGGATCTCATCACGACCCGCGAACTGGAGGCGTTCGGACTCGGGAAGCATCATTGACTCCGCCAGGATCGCTGCGAGCGCCTCGACGTCGCGCGTTCCGATCTGAGGCGAGAAGAACCACTCGTGATTCTTCATTCGGGTAATGAGATCGATCCTGCTTTCCTGGGACTCACCTTCACTAACGATGGCTCGCACGTAGCGAACCTCGTCGAGCTTGGTGTCGTCTTGGAAGACAGCTTCCTTGAATAACCCAGTCGTGTCACCAGTCAGGATTCGACGGTCGGTGACGGCGACCATGACGCGGTTCGGGTCCTTGTCGAGAGTCGAGCCGATCTTCTCCTTCGCCGCGCTCACGACAGCACCGACTCTGCCATGGGCAGGGTTCTCAGCGCCCAAGCCGATGGCGCGTAGTTGCTCGTCGGGTTCCAGTAACCAACGCAGGAGCTCCCAGTACGGGTCAAGGGCCACGTCCGGAGGAGCACACACGACTTCAGGTCTCGCGAGGGGTGCCGAGGGCGCGAGAAACGTGTCCCCCAGTGGGGCAATGGCTTCGAGGACGCTCGACGCAAGCTTTCGAGTGGTGTCGATGTCTTTTCGCTTCGAAGACAACTTGAGCGAGCTGGGTCCCGGCATCGCGACGATGATCCGTAACTCTCGCGTGAGCGAACCCAACAGGGTCGCAATGTCGTCGAGGTCGGAGGTGAGCTCGCGCTGAGTGTTCTCGACGATGGACTCGAAGTGCTTTGCTTCGGCGGGGTCTGTTGCGCCCGCCTCTCGCGCGACGGCACCCGCGAGCGCTTGGAATCCGGTCCACGCCTTCACTGCTGCCAAGAGGGCGAAGGCGTCGAACGCGATCGTTTGCGCATTCGACTGCAGGAACTCCCGCCGCTGGCGAACGTTCAGTTCGGTGATCTTCCGAAGATGGTCCTCGATACTTGAACGGTACTTGTTGCGTTCCGTACCTATGTCAGTCTTCTTGCTCGCGATCGTGTCCCACAGTGACGCAGGCACTGAACCTGCGATCTGAGCAGCTTCGAGCGCCTGGTCGACGGACTCGATGAGACTCATCAGCCGCGCTCGTTCGTCTCGGCGGTTGCTCTCGATCACGCTTTGCGTCAGATCGATGTTCCTCCGGACTAGTGCGCTGACCTCGTTCAGTTGAGTCTGTAGCGCAACCATCGCGAGGGCGGGACCGAGCGCGACGGCCGTCTGGGCAACGCTTACACCTGCCGCGGGAGTAAATCGTGCTTGGGCGAGCGTTTTTGTCGAACCTTTCGGGAGCAGGATGGTTCCGAGGTTCTTGCCGTCCTTGACCGCGAGCCGCCCGCCTGCATTCAGCAGGGCTCGGCTCTCCTCCGAGAGTCGGTAAAGCCCCTGCATGCTTGCGGCGCCCTGAGCGAGGTTTCCACCCACTGTGGCGGCGGTACCTGCGGCCGCAACGACGCTGGCGATGTGCGTGTGATCGCGCGTTGAGAGCAGCCCCGTGTTCAGTCGTTCGAGGGAGTTTTCCAGCTCCTCGGGGAGCTCACCGAAAACGGCAACGACGTTAGGGAGCACCTCGACGAGTTCCGGTGCCGTCTCGTTCGCCCGCGATTCGTCTTCTTCGTTGGGAAGCCCCGGTCTACCGGGGCCGGACTCCTGGCCATCGATAGGCTCATCGGTGCCGTCCGAGACGTTCTCGGGCATTTTGTCTCCTGGCGAGTCGGGTGGTGCGGCGGTGCCCGGACGGTCCGTCACCCTGCAGGGAGTGTAGATCTCCGCGGCCACACATTTGAGGCAAACGACGAACGACTAACGACCGCAACGTCTCACGGCTCGTGGTTGGCCAAGCGTTCGCTGGGCTCGCACGTGACGTGAATCCAGCCCTCCCTCCGCGCTGCAGCGGCGTCTTCGCCAGGCGGGGGGATGGTCAGGTCGAGATCGCGTGCTCGTGCGACGAGCGCACACACTACGGCGTCGCACACGTCGTCGCTCTTGAAGAACCTTGGGACCAAATCCTGGTCTGCGGTCAGGAACGGAAAGTTCGACTGCAAGGCGGGCCACGCAAGCTTCGACTTGCCGAACTCCCAAGCCGAGAGCGCTGCTGCGGGATAGGTCTCGCACACCGTTCCGTCCGACCCGGACCGATCGACAGCGACACCGAGACGAAGCAGTTCTGCCTCAACCAGCACCCACATGGCAGCGGTCGCCCCGAGCATCTGGAACGACGCGGGGAGCGGACGAGTTCTGATCGCAGGATGTTCCGTGAGGAACCGGTCGGTGCGTCGTTGGGCGACCTGCTTGGTGCGCCAGACGCTCCAGTCACCCGGGCGAGGCAAGTCATCATCGGGCAGAGGCTGGTCGTGCCGTTTCGCCATCAGAGCGACGAACAGATCCGGCCATCCGAATGGGACGTCGACGGCCCAGGTGCTTTCCCGGTGCTCAGCGATCAG
This region includes:
- a CDS encoding DUF429 domain-containing protein translates to MNHVTWGLDVSTNKKKTAAVAIDWSVPGEARVVDVRHPLEAIAIAPLIAEHRESTWAVDVPFGWPDLFVALMAKRHDQPLPDDDLPRPGDWSVWRTKQVAQRRTDRFLTEHPAIRTRPLPASFQMLGATAAMWVLVEAELLRLGVAVDRSGSDGTVCETYPAAALSAWEFGKSKLAWPALQSNFPFLTADQDLVPRFFKSDDVCDAVVCALVARARDLDLTIPPPGEDAAAARREGWIHVTCEPSERLANHEP
- a CDS encoding glycosyl-4,4'-diaponeurosporenoate acyltransferase CrtO family protein, translated to MRSSGAAVGVIVAAGLAITGWRFIGPDHLAYAIVVQGGFTFLGLLTGPLFVDTARRRYAVASAEPRIYALLGADALRRLLGRIGWNSVIGSLREQGEGHTRLSRLLRGTELSETGHAIAWVATLPLAVATVGAGHAVGAVQVLLAGLFLHGYPIMIQRIVRQRLRHPQNR
- a CDS encoding VOC family protein, producing MPIKLENVGIAVRDIDAAIAFFTDLGLTELGRDTVSGEWAETAVGLDGNHVRIAMLQTPDGHGRLELFEYIHPDPIETEPTRPNEIGMHRVAFSVDDLDEALEIAAWHGCHPLRGVATYEGIYRLTYVRGPSGIIVMLAEALQKAEALRKG